A part of Neovison vison isolate M4711 chromosome 6, ASM_NN_V1, whole genome shotgun sequence genomic DNA contains:
- the MEX3D gene encoding RNA-binding protein MEX3D, giving the protein MPGSTGQPDGGGGDPSPRPPPPPPPLPPPPPPLPEGAEEEAAPDDAAAAAALRLALDQLSGLGLGGAGGPDEEGAAAGGGDGAVAAAAGGADGGAAAEPAPPDGPEAGAPAVAEAVAPGSLALLEPDVSPPPRQSPPDVFAGFAPHPAALGPPTLLAEQMSVIGSRKKSVNMTECVPVPSSEHVAEIVGRQGCKIKALRAKTNTYIKTPVRGEEPVFIVTGRKEDVEMAKREILSAAEHFSVIRATRSKAGGLPGAAQGPPNLPGQTTIQVRVPYRVVGLVVGPKGATIKRIQQRTHTYIVTPGRDKEPVFAVTGMPENVDRAREEIEAHITLRTGAFTDAGPDSDFHANGTDVCLDLLGTAAGLWAKAPNPGRRPPAPAAGLRGDGALGASGGPDAFYAGGRGGPPVPDAGPASPYGGSGNGGFTFGGDGPGAPSGPPAPEDCDFGFDFLALDLTVPAAATIWAPFERAAPLPAFSSCSAVNGAPAPPAPGARRSSGAGTPRHSPTLPEPGGLALELPLARRGAPDPVGALAWRPAQGALSSFSAGGAGFPAATSLPSGSSASACPALDSGVPEGGRKAPAAAPSAAPTPSPAAAAPSSARECVVCAEGEVMAALVPCGHNLFCMDCAVRICGKSEPECPACRTPATQAIHIFS; this is encoded by the exons ATGCCCGGCTCCACCGGCCAGcccgacggcggcggcggcgaccccagcccgcgccccccgcccccgcccccgccgctgccgccgccgccgccgcccctgcCCGAGGGCGCAGAGGAGGAGGCCGCGCCCGACgacgcggccgccgccgccgcgctgcGCCTGGCGCTGGACCAGCTctcggggctggggctggggggcgcGGGCGGCCCGGACGAGGAGGGGGCGGCCGCGGGCGGCGGCGACGgcgcggtggcggcggcggcgggcggcgcggACGGCGGGGCGGCGGCGGAGCCCGCGCCCCCCGACGGGCCGGAGGCGGGCGCGCCCGCGGTGGCCGAGGCCGTGGCGCCGGGCTCGCTGGCGCTGCTGGAGCCCGACGTGAGCCCGCCGCCCCGGCAGTCGCCGCCCGACGTGTTCGCCGGCTTCGCGCCCCACCCCGCGGCCCTGGGCCCCCCGACGCTGCTGGCCGAGCAGATGAGCGTGATCGGCAGCCGCAAGAAGAGCGTGAACATGACCGAGTGCGTGCCCGTGCCCAGCTCCGAGCACGTCGCCGAGATCGTGGGTCGCCAGG GCTGCAAGATCAAGGCTCTGCGTGCGAAGACAAACACGTACATCAAGACTCCGGTTCGTGGGGAAGAGCCGGTGTTTATCGTGACCGGCCGCAAGGAGGACGTGGAGATGGCCAAGCGGGAGATCCTGTCCGCCGCCGAGCACTTCTCCGTGATCCGCGCCACGCGCAGCAAGGCCGGTGGGCTTCCCGGCGCGGCGCAGGGGCCGCCCAACCTGCCCGGACAGACCACCATCCAGGTGCGCGTGCCCTACCGCGTGGTGGGGCTGGTGGTGGGGCCCAAGGGCGCCACGATCAAGCGCATCCAGCAGCGGACGCACACGTACATCGTGACGCCCGGGCGCGACAAGGAGCCGGTGTTCGCCGTGACGGGCATGCCCGAGAACGTGGACCGCGCGCGCGAGGAGATCGAGGCGCACATCACGCTGCGCACCGGCGCCTTCACCGACGCGGGCCCCGACAGCGACTTCCACGCCAACGGCACCGACGTCTGTCTGGACCTGCTCGGCACGGCCGCTGGCCTCTGGGCCAAGGCCCCCAACCCCGGCCGCCGGCCCCCCGCGCCCGCAGCCGGCCTCCGCGGGGACGGGGCCCTGGGCGCCTCCGGGGGCCCCGATGCCTTCTACGCGGGGGGCCGCGGGGGGCCGCCGGTGCCCGATGCGGGCCCCGCCAGCCCCTACGGAGGCTCGGGCAACGGGGGCTTCACCTTCGGCGGGGACGGCCCGGGGGCCCCATCGGGGCCGCCCGCCCCCGAGGACTGTGACTTTGGCTTCGACTTCCTGGCACTGGACCTGACCGTGCCCGCCGCCGCCACCATCTGGGCGCCCTTCGAGCGGGCCGCGCCGCTGCCCGCCTTCAGCAGCTGCTCGGCCGTCAACGGGgcgcccgcgccccccgcccccggcgctCGGCGCAGCAGCGGGGCCGGCACTCCGCGCCACTCGCCCACGCTGCCCGAGCCCGGCGGCCTGGCCCTGGAGCTCCCGCTGGCCCGCCGCGGCGCGCCCGACCCGGTGGGCGCCCTGGCCTGGCGGCCGGCGCAGGGCGCGCTGTCGTCCTTCTCCGCCGGCGGCGCCGGCTTCCCCGCGGCCACCTCGCTGCCCAGCGGCTCCTCGGCCTCCGCGTGCCCCGCCCTGGACTCCGGAGTCCCCGAGGGCGGCCGCAAGGCCCCCGCGGCCGCACCGTCTGCCGCCCCAACCCCGAGCCCTGCCGCGGCCGCCCCGTCCTCGGCGCGGGAGTGCGTGGTGTGCGCCGAGGGCGAGGTGATGGCCGCGCTGGTCCCCTGCGGCCACAACCTCTTCTGCATGGACTGCGCCGTCCGCATCTGCGGCAAGAGCGAGCCCGAGTGCCCGGCCTGCCGCACGCCCGCCACCCAGGCCATTCATATCTTTTCGTAG